The proteins below come from a single Gimesia alba genomic window:
- a CDS encoding DUF1549 and DUF1553 domain-containing protein, with amino-acid sequence MWRHQKLFRSVLSLLFIVSGLSLTVADDKTQPAKPAPAKPAATPAPAKPAPAKPAEVKPAPAKPAETKPAPAKPATPKPKPAAPKPAPAKPAPKMVKLNVYPQDIQLTTSRDRQSIIGQAVYDNGLTQDVTSQLQIKPAKAGIVRVDKNMVYPAGDGETDLLASFGGATIKLHSKVVKAKEDRPISFNLDVMPTFMRGGCNTGSCHGAARGKDGFRLSLFGFDPKGDYDRLTRELSGRRINLSLPRESLLLEKAIGAVPHTGGKLYEKDSELYTQVLRWLEAGAPYDAGAIPTVTKVEIYPEGGVMDGKGTKQQVSVLAYYSDGTTRDVTSLSSFSSNNDNSATITKDGLITASNRGEAFIMARFDTHTVGSHFVVLPKGLNFEWPNVPENNYVDTLIHNKLKKLRVVPSEVCSDAEFLRRASLDICGILPTIEEFNQFAADKDPKKREKLVDKLLNRKEFVEMWVMKWSELLQIRTVNNRISYKSALLYYNWLQERIASNVPINIMIQEILGSNGGTFANAATNYYENERDTLKVSENVAQVFMGMRIQCAQCHNHPFDRWTMDDYYSFAAFFSQIGRKRSEDPRESIIYNRGSGEVRHLVDKRVMKPKFLGGEAPDTRGKDRRVVLAQWLASNDNPYFATNLSNIVWAHFFGKGIINEVDDVRVSNPPVNPELLNELAKRFTEYNYDFKKVVRDICTSRTYQLSTQTNPSNERDLTNFSHAMPRRLRAEVLLDCISQVTSAPNKFRGLPLGARAVQIADGNTSTYFLTTFGRAKRDTVCSCEVRMEPSLSQALHLLNGDTVNNKIVQGKFVASRVKEGKKPLEIIDEMYISCLSRKPTDKEYSSLIQVLDENKKDEANTLNDVFWSLLNSREFIFNH; translated from the coding sequence ATGTGGCGTCATCAAAAATTATTTCGTAGTGTTCTCTCTCTACTGTTTATTGTCAGTGGACTCTCTCTCACAGTAGCAGATGATAAAACACAACCTGCCAAGCCAGCTCCGGCAAAACCAGCCGCAACTCCGGCTCCTGCCAAACCTGCCCCGGCAAAACCGGCTGAAGTGAAACCGGCACCCGCGAAGCCTGCTGAAACAAAACCGGCTCCCGCGAAACCCGCAACGCCAAAGCCCAAGCCTGCTGCTCCGAAACCAGCGCCTGCCAAGCCAGCTCCCAAAATGGTGAAATTGAATGTTTATCCCCAGGACATCCAACTCACCACCAGCCGCGATCGGCAGTCGATCATTGGTCAGGCTGTTTATGACAATGGGCTTACACAAGATGTCACCAGCCAGTTACAAATCAAACCTGCTAAAGCAGGCATTGTACGGGTTGATAAAAACATGGTTTATCCCGCCGGAGATGGTGAAACTGACTTGCTTGCCAGCTTTGGTGGTGCGACGATCAAACTTCACTCAAAAGTAGTCAAAGCAAAAGAAGATCGCCCGATCAGCTTCAACCTGGACGTGATGCCCACCTTTATGCGAGGTGGCTGTAACACCGGTAGCTGTCACGGTGCCGCCCGTGGAAAAGATGGATTCCGTCTTTCTCTTTTCGGATTTGACCCCAAGGGGGACTATGATCGTTTAACTCGTGAACTTAGTGGACGTCGTATCAACCTCAGCCTGCCCCGGGAAAGTCTGTTGCTGGAAAAAGCCATCGGTGCTGTCCCGCATACGGGTGGTAAACTATACGAAAAAGATTCCGAACTCTACACGCAAGTGCTCCGCTGGTTAGAAGCGGGAGCTCCCTACGATGCAGGTGCAATTCCTACCGTCACGAAAGTTGAAATTTATCCCGAAGGCGGGGTCATGGACGGCAAAGGAACCAAGCAACAGGTTTCCGTACTCGCCTATTATTCTGATGGCACAACTCGCGATGTGACTTCGCTGTCTTCATTCTCTTCCAACAATGACAACTCGGCAACAATCACCAAAGATGGTTTGATTACGGCAAGTAATCGAGGTGAAGCCTTTATTATGGCCCGCTTCGACACACACACGGTCGGATCACACTTTGTTGTATTACCCAAGGGTCTCAATTTTGAATGGCCGAATGTCCCTGAAAATAATTACGTCGATACTTTGATCCACAACAAACTGAAAAAACTCCGTGTCGTTCCTTCTGAAGTCTGCTCCGATGCCGAATTTCTGCGTCGTGCCAGCCTTGATATCTGTGGCATCCTGCCCACCATCGAAGAGTTTAACCAGTTCGCTGCTGACAAGGATCCCAAGAAACGAGAAAAGCTCGTTGACAAACTTTTGAACCGCAAAGAATTCGTAGAAATGTGGGTCATGAAATGGTCAGAGCTGTTACAGATCCGCACAGTCAATAACCGGATCAGCTATAAGTCAGCACTATTGTACTACAACTGGTTGCAGGAACGGATTGCCTCCAACGTGCCAATTAATATCATGATCCAGGAAATCCTGGGGTCCAACGGTGGTACGTTCGCCAACGCCGCAACTAACTACTACGAAAACGAACGGGACACATTGAAAGTGTCTGAAAATGTAGCTCAGGTCTTCATGGGAATGCGGATTCAGTGTGCTCAGTGTCACAATCACCCATTCGACCGCTGGACCATGGATGACTACTACAGTTTTGCAGCCTTCTTCTCACAAATCGGCCGAAAACGGAGTGAAGACCCTCGTGAATCAATTATATATAACCGAGGTAGCGGAGAAGTTCGTCACTTGGTTGATAAACGTGTCATGAAACCAAAGTTCCTGGGGGGTGAAGCACCTGACACCCGTGGTAAAGACCGCCGCGTTGTCCTTGCACAATGGCTGGCTTCAAATGACAACCCCTACTTCGCGACCAACTTGAGCAACATTGTCTGGGCTCACTTTTTCGGTAAGGGAATCATCAACGAAGTTGATGACGTTCGCGTCAGTAATCCTCCCGTCAATCCGGAACTACTCAATGAGCTCGCGAAACGCTTTACAGAGTACAATTATGACTTCAAGAAAGTCGTCCGTGATATCTGTACTTCACGAACCTACCAGCTCTCAACCCAAACGAATCCGTCTAATGAACGTGATCTGACAAACTTCTCCCATGCAATGCCTCGTCGTTTACGGGCTGAAGTATTACTGGACTGTATCTCTCAGGTCACGAGTGCTCCGAACAAATTCCGCGGACTCCCCCTTGGTGCCCGTGCGGTTCAGATTGCAGATGGAAACACTTCTACTTACTTCCTGACAACGTTCGGCCGCGCCAAACGTGATACGGTTTGCTCGTGTGAAGTTCGCATGGAACCCAGTCTTTCCCAGGCATTGCATCTGTTGAATGGTGATACCGTTAATAACAAGATCGTCCAGGGTAAGTTTGTGGCATCTCGAGTGAAAGAGGGCAAAAAACCACTGGAAATTATTGACGAGATGTATATTTCCTGTCTGTCACGTAAACCTACTGACAAAGAATATTCATCCTTGATCCAGGTACTTGATGAAAACAAAAAAGACGAAGCCAATACGTTGAACGATGTGTTCTGGTCATTATTGAATTCCAGAGAATTCATCTTTAATCATTAA
- a CDS encoding PPC domain-containing protein, whose translation MLQKYRSVCTGILTIALSLVLVDLAGAADPSLNYVRPRGGQRGTEVSLTFIGARLSDAVEILSYKKGFEFKEIKANPKNANICTAIVKIAPDCDLGEHTFQVRTKSGVSDYKTFWVGQFPEVAEKEPNSEFETPQPIELNQTVTGVIQNEDVDHFVVTAKKGQRISAEIEGVRLATTLFDPYLAILDEKRFELKAEDDLPLLRNDSAISVIAPADGKYTILVRDSSYGGNGAAFYRLHVGTYPRPTAVYPAGGQLASKQKVTFKGNTVDNLAQEFQLPDKPNDEFELFAADAGGSAPSGNVFRLFPHGNSMEQEPNNEFKLASPAALPNAFNGIIEKEGDIDYFKFQGKKGQTLEIECYARRVRSPLDPVMYLYNAKSQRVASNDDSRGPDSYFRYKFPADGEYFLSITDHLKRGGVDFVYRVEMLPVSPSLELGIPRNARYSQERQRIVVAKGNRFAVVVSAKRTNFGGEIVLDSSNLPKGIKMVAEPMAANLTTMPVVFEAAADAAVEGELIALKGRHADPNQKIEGVFKNRADLVRVRNNQLLWMKDVAQIPVTVVEELPFKLDIVEPKAPLARSGSMQLKVVVTRKEGFDEPITLQFPFRPPGVGASSRVTIPKGKNEAFYPLNANSKAEIKKWKVFVIGSANVGGNAWVSSQLANLEVSDSFVDLQLARTAVEQGKETEIICKVNMKNPFEGDAKIKLVGLPPKVTTEDISFNKESKELIFKVKTDPASPQGRHKSLFCQVEIPMNGETVVHTTGRTELRIDKPLPPKKDEPAKPKVVAKKAEPKKEAPPKRLTRLEQLRLEAQKRLESGTK comes from the coding sequence ATGCTGCAGAAGTACAGATCTGTTTGCACCGGAATTTTGACAATCGCACTGAGCCTGGTACTCGTGGATCTCGCTGGGGCTGCTGACCCCAGCCTGAATTATGTTCGCCCGCGAGGGGGACAACGAGGCACCGAAGTCAGTCTGACATTCATTGGAGCCCGGCTCTCCGATGCAGTCGAAATTCTGTCGTACAAAAAAGGGTTCGAGTTTAAAGAGATCAAAGCCAATCCCAAGAATGCCAATATCTGTACCGCCATCGTTAAGATTGCACCTGACTGTGACCTGGGTGAACACACCTTCCAGGTTCGCACGAAAAGCGGTGTCTCTGACTACAAAACATTCTGGGTCGGCCAATTCCCTGAAGTCGCGGAAAAAGAACCGAACAGTGAGTTCGAAACACCACAACCAATTGAATTGAACCAAACCGTAACTGGTGTGATCCAGAACGAAGATGTCGATCATTTTGTTGTCACCGCGAAAAAAGGACAACGCATCTCAGCAGAGATCGAAGGCGTTCGTCTGGCAACGACGCTATTTGACCCTTATCTTGCAATTCTCGACGAAAAGCGTTTTGAATTGAAAGCAGAAGACGATCTGCCACTCCTCAGAAATGACTCGGCAATTTCTGTAATCGCACCTGCAGATGGAAAATACACGATCCTGGTTCGTGACAGTTCCTATGGTGGAAACGGTGCCGCCTTTTATCGTCTACACGTCGGAACCTATCCGCGCCCTACTGCCGTCTACCCGGCTGGTGGTCAGTTAGCCTCAAAACAAAAAGTGACCTTTAAAGGGAATACCGTTGATAACCTTGCTCAGGAATTTCAACTGCCAGATAAACCCAACGATGAATTTGAACTTTTCGCTGCTGACGCTGGCGGAAGCGCTCCTTCTGGCAATGTCTTCCGTTTGTTCCCTCATGGTAATTCCATGGAACAGGAGCCAAATAACGAATTCAAACTGGCTTCGCCTGCCGCGCTTCCGAATGCCTTTAATGGCATCATTGAAAAAGAGGGCGACATTGATTACTTCAAATTTCAAGGCAAAAAAGGACAGACACTGGAAATCGAGTGCTACGCACGTCGCGTTCGCTCTCCTCTTGACCCGGTGATGTACCTTTATAACGCGAAGTCACAACGAGTCGCCTCGAACGATGATTCACGAGGCCCGGACAGTTACTTCCGATACAAATTCCCCGCAGATGGCGAATACTTCCTTTCGATCACCGATCACCTTAAACGCGGCGGTGTTGATTTTGTTTACCGTGTTGAGATGCTTCCTGTTTCACCATCACTCGAACTGGGAATTCCCAGAAATGCTCGTTATTCCCAGGAACGACAGCGTATTGTCGTCGCCAAAGGAAACCGTTTCGCGGTTGTGGTGAGTGCCAAGCGAACTAACTTTGGTGGAGAAATTGTTCTCGATTCATCCAACCTTCCTAAAGGCATCAAAATGGTCGCCGAACCGATGGCAGCCAATTTAACGACAATGCCTGTTGTTTTTGAAGCAGCCGCTGATGCTGCCGTGGAAGGCGAGTTGATTGCACTCAAAGGACGACACGCTGATCCTAACCAGAAGATTGAAGGCGTATTCAAAAACCGGGCTGACCTGGTTCGCGTCCGCAATAATCAATTACTGTGGATGAAAGACGTAGCACAAATTCCCGTCACCGTTGTGGAAGAATTGCCTTTCAAACTCGATATCGTAGAACCCAAGGCACCTCTGGCCCGGAGTGGTTCTATGCAACTCAAAGTTGTGGTTACCCGCAAAGAAGGATTTGACGAACCGATTACACTGCAGTTTCCCTTCCGTCCACCAGGAGTGGGTGCTTCCAGTCGCGTTACAATTCCCAAAGGAAAAAACGAAGCCTTCTATCCTCTGAATGCAAATAGCAAAGCTGAGATCAAGAAATGGAAAGTATTTGTAATTGGTTCGGCAAATGTGGGTGGTAATGCCTGGGTTTCTTCACAACTGGCAAATCTGGAAGTCTCCGATTCCTTCGTTGATCTTCAGCTGGCGCGTACTGCGGTCGAACAGGGAAAAGAAACTGAAATTATCTGCAAGGTGAATATGAAAAACCCGTTTGAAGGCGATGCCAAAATCAAACTGGTTGGTCTGCCTCCCAAGGTGACAACCGAAGACATCTCCTTTAATAAAGAGAGTAAAGAACTGATCTTCAAAGTAAAGACGGATCCTGCTTCACCTCAGGGACGGCATAAGAGTCTGTTCTGCCAGGTGGAGATCCCCATGAATGGTGAGACAGTCGTGCATACGACAGGTCGTACTGAATTACGGATCGACAAACCACTCCCACCGAAAAAAGATGAACCTGCTAAACCCAAAGTGGTCGCGAAAAAAGCGGAGCCGAAAAAAGAAGCACCTCCCAAGCGACTGACACGGCTGGAACAACTTCGCTTAGAAGCCCAGAAACGTCTGGAATCCGGTACTAAATAA
- a CDS encoding DUF1501 domain-containing protein yields the protein MSLKQSRRDFLHVGFAGGIGLTLPQFLRMKSAQAELKHYESKEGTAKSVIFIYLPGGAAHQETWDPKPYAPIEYRGPMNSIETNISGVRLNEKLVKTAKLMDKLTICRSMSHGEAAHERGTHNMFTGYRPSPALQFPSMGSVVTHEFGPKNNMPQYVCIPNQPNEFAGTGYLSSSFAPFSVGSDPASNGFKVRDLNLPGGVDTNRFTRRRSLLDSVNEYFVSKEKSDSLDAVDTFYKQAYDMVSSKASQEAFDLNKEDAKVRDAYGRNQAGARMLLSRRLVEAGARFVTMTYGGWDMHDRIQTGIDRNLPSFDQAFSTLISDLSDRGLLKSTLVCVCSEFGRTPKINATAGRDHWPKVFSVVMAGGGVKGGHIYGSSDAIASEPEDNPLSVMDWATTIYHCLGIVSDKELMAPGDRPIEIVNGGKVIKDLLA from the coding sequence ACTGCGAAGTCAGTTATTTTCATCTACCTGCCAGGTGGGGCTGCACATCAGGAAACATGGGATCCGAAACCTTACGCTCCGATTGAATACAGAGGTCCCATGAACTCAATCGAGACCAATATCTCTGGAGTTCGGTTGAATGAAAAGCTGGTCAAGACAGCTAAGCTGATGGATAAATTGACCATCTGCCGTTCCATGTCCCACGGCGAAGCGGCTCACGAACGGGGAACACATAACATGTTCACCGGATATCGTCCCAGCCCTGCTCTGCAGTTCCCCAGCATGGGAAGTGTAGTCACTCATGAGTTTGGCCCTAAGAATAACATGCCACAATATGTATGTATTCCAAATCAGCCGAACGAATTCGCTGGTACAGGCTACCTGAGTTCATCCTTTGCTCCCTTCAGTGTCGGATCAGATCCTGCATCGAATGGCTTCAAAGTGCGTGACTTGAATTTGCCTGGTGGTGTTGACACCAATCGATTTACTCGTCGTCGGTCTTTGCTGGATTCGGTCAACGAGTACTTTGTTTCCAAAGAAAAATCAGATTCTCTGGATGCGGTCGATACCTTCTACAAACAGGCCTATGACATGGTCTCGTCTAAAGCGTCTCAGGAAGCCTTCGATCTGAATAAAGAAGATGCGAAGGTGCGTGATGCTTATGGTCGAAACCAGGCTGGTGCCCGTATGCTGTTATCACGACGTCTCGTCGAAGCAGGTGCCCGCTTTGTCACCATGACATATGGCGGTTGGGATATGCACGACAGAATCCAAACTGGAATCGACAGAAACCTGCCTTCATTCGACCAGGCTTTCTCCACACTGATCTCAGACCTGAGTGATCGGGGGCTCTTGAAGAGCACTCTGGTTTGTGTCTGTAGTGAATTTGGACGAACACCAAAAATCAACGCGACTGCCGGCCGGGACCACTGGCCGAAAGTCTTCAGTGTTGTAATGGCCGGTGGTGGAGTCAAAGGAGGACACATTTATGGTTCCTCTGACGCCATCGCTTCTGAACCAGAAGACAATCCACTTTCCGTCATGGACTGGGCCACAACCATTTACCATTGTCTGGGAATTGTTTCTGACAAAGAACTGATGGCACCCGGTGATCGACCCATCGAAATTGTCAATGGTGGGAAAGTCATAAAAGACCTGCTTGCTTAA